The Chelatococcus sp. HY11 nucleotide sequence TCTTTTACTCACCGAGCGTCCCAATGACATCGTCTCAGACGAGCCGAAGACATCCGCGATGGCAACATGGGGAATATGATTGATGATGCCGTCTTTGACTTCGGAACTGAAGACGACTCCACTCGATATGATCGTGCGGAGTGAGCCAAGATCCCAACGGCCCGGATGCTCATCAAGCGCGCGCAGAACCGGCCGCGCGAAAGCGTCGCCGACCCACATCAATGTCGCGACGTGGTCGCGCTCGACTGTGTCAAGAAGATCGATCGGATCAAAGCTTCGCTTCCGCAGATGAGAGATTGCGCCGCCTCGCGAAAGGGTCATAAAGCACGTAAGTAAACCCGCGCCGTGCATTAATGGTCCAGCAGACAGATGAGGTCGACCGTTACGCGCCACTTTACTGCGGATATACTCAAGATCCTGTGTTTCTGGATAAGCGTCGCCGTTTTCCGTGTTCAGGCGTAAGAAAAGATCCTCCTGCCGCCACATCACACCCTTTGGCAGACCAGTCGTCCCGCCGGTATAGAGCAAAAGCAGATCATCGCCGCTAACCGGCCATGGTCTCCAGTCCTCTCGAACGGGCGCGCTTGCGGCCGTCTCGTAAGGCACGGCCCAGCTTGGGCAGGCTAACGTGCCGTCCTCCACCCAAATCCAAACCTTCACGTCAGGCACACGATCGCGCATCTTTTCGATCGTGTCGGCGAAACTGCCGTGAAAGACGACACAAGCCACGTCGCCGTTATTCCAGAGATAGGCCAGCTCGTCCGGCCCGTACCTGAAATTTGTGTTTAGCGGAACGAAACCGCCTCTGAATGCGGCGATAATTGACTCGATATATTCCGGCGCATTGTGCATGTATTGCGCCACCTTGTCCTGGCGCTCGAGCCCGCAACCAACGAGGTAGGTGGCTATTGACGTCGCTCGACGATCGAGATCACGCCATGGAACAATACGCTTGCCCTGGATCAACGCTGGCGAATCGGGAATCTCGGCAGCAACGGTTGCGAAGATATCGCTCAGGTTCCAGCTTACCACGGCCGAGCTCCTCCCAATGATCGAATTTATTATACAGACAGAGCATAAAGTGCCTGCGGACGATCTGTCAACACATATGTTGACTGTCAGTCA carries:
- a CDS encoding AMP-binding protein, with amino-acid sequence MVSWNLSDIFATVAAEIPDSPALIQGKRIVPWRDLDRRATSIATYLVGCGLERQDKVAQYMHNAPEYIESIIAAFRGGFVPLNTNFRYGPDELAYLWNNGDVACVVFHGSFADTIEKMRDRVPDVKVWIWVEDGTLACPSWAVPYETAASAPVREDWRPWPVSGDDLLLLYTGGTTGLPKGVMWRQEDLFLRLNTENGDAYPETQDLEYIRSKVARNGRPHLSAGPLMHGAGLLTCFMTLSRGGAISHLRKRSFDPIDLLDTVERDHVATLMWVGDAFARPVLRALDEHPGRWDLGSLRTIISSGVVFSSEVKDGIINHIPHVAIADVFGSSETMSLGRSVSKRGQHNRTASFKAKGTTRVITEDGRDVRPGSGERGLLAIGGRQPIGYYNDPVKTAATFREFDGQRYVVPGDWATVDVDGTVILIGRGSECINTGGEKVFPEEVEIVLKRHTAVYDAVVLGVPDDRFGQSIVAVVEPVPGEDVAAETLINHVKSQLSSYKAPRRILFQPHIGRLPNGKADLMALRTLVAAPT